The DNA window TTACCTTTGCCAATGCACTGAGATCTCTTGTGCGTCAGGATCCGGACGTGCTTCTCATCGGAGAAATTCGTGATCACGAAACGGCGGACATAGCGGTGGAATCTGCCCTGACGGGTCATCTCGTTTTTTCGACACTGCATACCAATGATGCTCCGGGGGCGATAACAAGGCTGAGGGATTTAGGCATTGAATCATTCCTTATCGCCGATTCTGTGCTCGCCGTCATGGCCCAGAGGCTGGTAAGGGTTCTTTGCGAAGAGTGCAGGGAACCCTACGAAGCAACCGATGAAGATATGAATCTGCTTCAAAGATGGACCCCTCATCTGGACGAAAGACCCGTTATTTTTCGTCATAGAGGATGCAGAAAGTGTGGGTTTACGGGGTACAGGGGCCGTCAGGGTATATTTGAACTTTTTATTGTACGAGATCGCGTGCGGTCCGGGATTGTTGCAGGGAAGGATGCCGGGGAGCTGGCCCGGCTGGCCTCCGATTTGGGCTATCGACCGCTGATATCTCAGGGCTGCCAGAAGGTACTCCAGGGGATTACCACTATATCGGAGGTTCTCCGGGTTACCAGTCTTACGTAATGGGGTGAGCGGTGGCTTATTTTTCCTACAGAGCCCATGATAGAAACGGTGCCGTTCATAAGGGTGTTATTCAGGCTTCCAGTGTGGAGGAAGCCGTAAGGAAGTTAAAAGAGAACGACCTCTTTCCCATCAGGATCGGCGAAGCCACCCGAAGAAAGACCGGTCGTGTTCGCGATGAAGCAATCATAACCTTCTGCCGTGAACTGGCCAATCTTTTGCGCTCCGGCCTGCCTGTGGACAGGGCTTTGATACTTCTAGCCCAACAGGAATCTGATAAAACCTTCAGGAGGATATTGCAGGATGTTCATGGGGTTGTTCGTCGGGGCGGAAGCCTTTCGGAAGCTCTACAGGAGCACGAATCCCTGTTTGGGGTTTTTCTGCCCCCTATGATCAGGGCAGGTGAGGCAAGTGGAACCCTGATACGGATTCTGGAGCAGGTCGGGGCTTATCTGGAAAGAAAACACCGGTTTAAACAAAATCTCATATCGGCCTCCATTTACCCTATGTTGCTTCTCGGCATGAGCATGATCTCCATGATTGTCCTCCTCGTTTACGTTCTTCCCAGATTTGCAAGAATATTTCAGGATCTTCAGCAGGAGATACCCGCCGTCACGGCAGTTCTTCTGAAGATGGGATTATTCCTTCAGAACTACGGGTGGACTCTTCCTGTGATAATGCTGGCTTTGTTTTTTGGAGGAAGACATCTCTCAGGCAGAGAGTACTGGCGACGGCACCTCGATCGCTGGGTTCTTAACATTCCCTTTGTGAAGAATCTTGTTATCTACACCGAGCTGGCCCGTTTTTTTATGACCATTGGCACCATGGTAAATGCAGGAGTGCCGCTACTTAAGTCAATTCATCTGGCTCTGAGCGTCGTTGGTAATGGTTTTATCAGGGATAGCCTTAAACCGCTGTACAATGATGTTCGGGTTGGGCGCTCGGTTAGCGCTTTTTTTGCCGGGTTAAAGAACATCCCGGTCAGGGTTGGAACCGTATTGAGGCTTTCCGAAGAAAGAGGAGAGCTCGGCAGAGGGCTTATGGAACTTGGAGAATATTTTGAAAGCGAGACCGGAAAGATTCTGCAAAGAATGATAACCCTCATGGAGCCAGTGGTGATAATAGGGACGGGCTGCGTAATAGGAGCAATGGTGCTGAGCATGTTTGGGGCTATTGTTAGCATTACGGAAGTTAGGTTTTAGAGTTTAGAGGCCTCGGGAGAATGAAAAATAGAGGTTTTACTCTTATCGAAGTGATCCTGGTCGTACTGATTTTTTCTCTCGCTGTAGGCATGGTGGCTCCGAGAATAGGTGGCGGAGCCTTGAGGATGAAAGAGCGGAATTTCGTTACGGCCATGGTTGAATCCCTGTTAAAGAGCCGTGAAAAAGCCCTGGCTTCGGGGAAGACGGAAATTTTTTTTATCGACTCCGGGGAGCGAACCTTCGGTGTTGGACAAAACGCACACGGTCGAATTCCTGAAAATGCCGACATCTATGCGGAAGGACTGGAAGATCTGGGGAATGGAAGGTATGCGGTAAGATTTTTTCCCGACGGTACGGCTCCACCGGTAAAGCTCGATGTAACCTTTGACAGAGAACGCCAGTACATCATATCGGTAGATCCCATCCTGAACAGTGTATCGTGGACGGAAGGCACTTCATCGTGAATAAGAAGGGTTTCACTCTCGTCGAAGTTCTGGTTGCCCTGGTGATTGCGGTACTTGTTGTCGGAAGTGCTATGGCTCTGATCGGAGGTGTTTATCAAAGTCGCTATCGACTGGATAGACGGATGAAGGCCATTCCCGTTCTTGATGCGGCAGCTCAGGCGATCTTCAGGGATCCTTCGCTGGTTCATGAGGACTCCATCGTTCTGAAGGAACTTCCCGGTTCTCCGGTGGTCTATGTCGTTGCTACCAGGGTAAACGATGGTGAAATAGCCTCCAGTGTTGCCCTTTACCGCGTAAAGCTCCGCTATGAGGACAGCGAGATTGAATTCAGCGTCGTTAGCTCTGAAGAATAGCCACGGCCTCACGCTTATGGAGGTGCTGGTGGCAATCACTGTGGGGAGTATGGTGCTGGCAATAATCGTGTCGGCTCTCGGGGCTTCACTGATAGCCTGGGATCGTGTGAGAAATGAAAAAAGGAAAACCTTTTCCTCGGTATTCCATATCCTTGATCTTATGAATCGCCAGGTTTGCTACCTCGACTTCAAGGCCGATTTTCCCGGGTTCTCGGGATCGCCGTTATTGATTGCCGAGTCAAAGAAGCTGGTTTTTGCTTCGAGAATATCCCCGATGGGCGTCTCAAAAAATAATTCCGTCCTGGCGGCCTACTTATTCGATGAAGAAAATCGGGTTTTTTCGTATCGACAGAAAATTTTGTCGGCTTTTAACTCCGAGGACGATCTGGATAGATTCGTAGAAGGAGATGACGCAGAAGGGTCTGTGGAAACCGAGATTCCCGTTGCGAAGCTTGAATTTGCATACAGAGGCGAGGATTCGCAGTTCAGAGAAAAATGGGACGAAGAAAATGGGTTGCCGGAAGAGATAAGGATCTCCCTCTGGATGGAAGAAAAGGGGCAGCCCTTTGTCTGGATTATTAAAACGGCCCCTTTCGGTCCGGTGCTTAACCGGGGTGGGGTTAAAAGTGAATGATTCAAGAGGCGTTGTCCTGATCGTCTGCCTGTGGATATCGGGGCTGATTATCTGGATTGCAATGAGTACTGCGATAATCTTTAGATTTATGCTTTCTTCGGAAGGATCCGTGGTTTCTCGTTTTTACGCACGGTATGCGGCTCTGGGCGGAGTGCAGGAAGCTCTTGCAAGAATGGGGTGGGAAGCGGGTCGTAAGCTCGAACTGGAAGATGTCGGCAAAAAAGAATGGCGCCCCGACGGAACCGTTCATGCCCTGAGTTATTCCAGATGTACCGTCAGGGTGCGGATTGAGGAAGAATCCACGAAAATTAACGCAAACCTTGTTGACAGAGGAGAACTTGAAAAGATTCTTACAGAGAAAAGCGGGCTGTCTCAGGAAACGGCGAAGATCTGGACGGATCGTATAATGGATTTTATCGACGGTGATGATGTTTCACGAGATCTGGGGGCCGAAAAGATTGAATATGAAGAAGCGGGGTTATCCTACGGCCCTTTTAACAGGCCTCTCAGGTACATAGAAGAAATACTTCTCATACCCGGCGTTGAATGGGAAACTTTCTGGTACGGAATGGAGACAGACGATCAGGATGACCTGCTTCCGGGGATAAGGAGCCCTTTTTCACTTCTTACCGTGTACGGCAATCGTAAGGCCCTTGTTGAAGATGCTGAAAATGAGGAAACTGTGGTCTGGAAAAACGGGGGACTTTACCGTATTCTCTCGGGTGCCCTGTGTGGTAGGTACGGACGGGTGGTTATCTACGCGATTGTAAAGCTGGATACCGGATCTGTGCCGCATTACAGAATTGTGGAAATCAAGGAAATGCTTTAAATGAGGTCATATCTGGAGAAAATACCCATTCCGGCTCGAAGAGTTCTCGTTCTGTATGTTTTTCAGGACAGGGTCTGGATTGTTGCCGCCGGCCGCAACGGTGGCTCATGGACGGTGGGGCCATTGGAAGAAATTCGTCACCATGGTTCCGAAAACCTGGGCTTGATTTCTGAAAGAATTGCGGAATTGGTAAAATCGGACAGAAGCGCTCTGATGGTTGTTCTTTCTCGGGAGTTTTACAATACGACGAGAACCACTTATCCAGCGGGGGTACTGGATAATCTTCACAGGATAATCGAATACGAAAGGCAGGAGCACACCCTTCATCGAGACGTAGATGATCTGGTGATCTACAAAAATTTTAAACCCCTGGTTTCCGGGCGTGGGGATTCCGTTCTGGTCAACATTCTTTGGACGGAAAAGTCTTCATACGGCAGGTTTATTCAGCTTTTACCGGCCGATTCTTTCGTTTCGTGGACTATCGTGCCCGACTGCCTCCTGGTTGAGGCCTTTGCTGAGAGTGTCGGATTGGAAGACACCTGGGTTGTTATACCCTGCGGTTCCGGTTCATTCGGCGCCTATCACGTTGGTCGGGGCGGTGTGACGGAATCTGCTCTTATCGGCCCGGACGGCTCGATATCCAGAATGCTGTTTCTTCAGAAGCTTTCGGGTGCTAAAGGAATAGTAGGTGTTTCGGAAAACTTTCTGGATGCAAATGTCAGGATTGTTGAATCAGGAGAGTTTATCGGAAACGCCCTGAAGGGGTTCCTGAAGGGCACAAGAATTTACGGATTTGAGGGGTCCGTGCGCCTGGGATTACCCCGGGTACCCAGGTCTTTGATTCCTCTGGCAGTCTTTCTGACACTCCTCGTTGGGTGGGGCTTTTTGATGGATTACCGGTTAGAGATTGCCGAAAAAGAGCTGAATCAACTCTTAAAGGCAAGGCAAAACCTGGAGGAGCGTTGGAAACCCATCGAGGCAAATATTAAGACCATTGAAAAGCTGGCAGAGGAACGCAGGACGCTTGATCAGATAATGAAACAGAACGTACCCGTCAGCAGGCTTTTTGAGAAGCTCAGTGATGTGACACCCGACGATACCTGGCTTAACTATTTCGATCTTTCCGGTGGTAATGTCGTAATGCTTCGAGGTGAAAGTAAATCCGCCGTCGAGTATGTTTCCGTTCTCTCCAGAATTCCGGGATTTAGGGATGTGGGCTTTGTGGCTCCGGTAAGGAAGAACAATCGGACCGGCAGGGAAATGTTCAGTATTCGTTTTGTAGTGGACTGGAACGAATTTCAGAAGGCTGCGGATTGAGAATGCTAAAAGAACTGAAGAATAAGGTTTCCGTAAACGTACTGCTACAGGACATCAAAAGGCATCGAACTGTTGTGGTTGTGTATGCACTGGGTCTGTTATTCTGCTGCTTTTTGCTGTTCCTGTGGCTGGTTCCCGTTCATACCCGGTACGAAGACATCAAAGCCCGTATTGCCTCAACGGAGATGCTTGTAGAAAGATACCGGTCGAAACTTAAAGAGGCTGAGGCTTTCAAAGAAGAGCTCGAAAAGCGTCGTGAGGAAGTTGAGAAGCTGAGGGACAGGCTTTACAAGGGACGGGATCCTCTCGAGCTTGCGACGTCTCTTGGCAGGATAGCGGAATCGGAGCAGGGCAAAAATCCGGTTCTTTCGGTACGGAGCTATCAGATCTCATCGACCAAAGATTACCAGCTCTACCGCGAGGTTGAGTTCCGATTTGTGCTGGATGCCGACATTTACGGCCTTTATTCTCTTTTAAAATGGCTTGATGAATCACCGGCTCTCATTGTTAGACAGCTCAATGTTCGTTATGTAAGGCGTGGCAGGAATGAGTCGGGGCTAATGGTAAACCTTGTCCTAACGGTTCTTATGGAGAAGAAAGGGTAAAGCATGAGATGGCCAGGATTTGTTTCGGTGGTAGCCGGTGTGGTAGCGCTGTTTTTTCTTTCGTCCTGTTCTTCCCTGCAAAGGCATCCTTCTGCTCCCGGGAGCCTCGTACCGGAGCAGATAAGGCAGACGCTGAGAGGTGGCGAACAAATAGAGGCCAAAAGGGAAGAAGTTCCTTCTGCTCCCGGGAAAGCACCGGAAGAGGGAAAAGAGAAGCCTCTTTCATTTCCGGAACAGAGACCGTCAGGACGGTTTGGGATTCTTGCTCCCTCCGAAAGAGCCATTCCGGAAAAACCCTCGCCGGAGCAACTGCGCCGGAAGGTTGTTTTCAACTTCGATCGAGCCAATATCGTTGAGGTAACTCAACAGATTTTCGGGGAATATCTTAAGGTCAACTATGTTCTCGATCCCGCCTTAAACCTTTCGATGAGCTTCTACCTTGAGGGTGAATATTCGAACGATGAGTTGCTGATGCTTCTTAGCCAGGTATACTCGGCTCACGGTGTGGATGTATTCGAACGAGATGGGGTTTATTACATACAGCTTGCCGCTCGCACACGTGGCTCGGGCCTCAGCCTGGTAGGCCCCCGGGATCTGGAAGCCTCTCGGCAGGAAAAGCCCGCAATCTGCATGTATCGCCTGCAGTTTATCGATGCCAAACAGGCGCAGGGCGTCATTCAGCCATTCCTGACGGTGAACAGGCCCGTTTCCGTGGATCCGGTGACTAATACGTTGATCTTTGTGGACACCATGGACAACATCCGGACTCTTGTGGACATTCTGAGGCTTCTTGATGTTAACATCTTCGATCAGATGGGCATTGAGATTGTGACCCTTGAGTACCTGAACCCCGTTGAAGCGGCCGATGCATTTAACAACGTTATGGACAAACTGAATGAATCCTACAAGCAGATGATATCCAGAAATCTGGCCTTGATTCCGATGGAGCGTATAAGTGCTTTAATCCTTGTATCTCCCGATCGTCACATTCTGGATACGGCCAAAAAGTGGATAAAAAGCCTCGATGTGGAGGGAAGGGATTCTGGAGAGCAGTTCTTTATCTACTTTGTGCAAAACGGTCTGGCGAAGAACATAGTGGACGTTCTGAAGGAGGTATTCACAGGAGGAAGCGAGGAAAAACACACAGGGGTTCAGATTGTGAAGGCAGAAGAACAGAAGTCCCAGGGCGAGCAAGCCAAAACGCCGGGCGTAAGTGCAAAGCTTGCGGGTGAAGTAACCATTATTGCAGATGAGACCAACAATGCCATAATAGTTAAAGCTTTGCCCGGTGATTATGAAAAGATCAAAAAAGCCATCGAAACCCTTGATGTGCTTCCCAGAGGAGTACTGATAGAGCTTCTTATAGCCGAAATCACGCTTACTGATGAAACCCAGTACGGTGTCGAGTGGTATTTGAAAAACAAGGGAATGGACATCGGCGGTTATGCCGGACAGTATAGCATAGTTCAGAACTACGGTGTGCCTTTCAACAGAGACTTTGATCTCGGAACCGCTACCTCTCAGGGACTGTCGCTTTTCTGGGGAAGCCTTGAGGGAGACATTGCTTCGCTCATCAACCTTCTTTCTTCGTTCAGCCATTTCAAGGTCTTGTCTGCTCCGACGATACTTGCCACCGACAACAAGGAAGCAAGCATTACGGTGGGAGGGAGTACTCCTGTTGTGAGCCAGCAATCTGTAGATACCGCCGGAGAAACCCTGATTAACACGGTTAACTACGTCGATACCGGAATTATCCTGAAGGTGACCCCTCACATAAACGAAGGGGGTATCGTTCGTCTCGAAGTGGAACAAACCATACGGGATGCCGTAAAAAACACGGTTTCCGGTATAGATTCTCCTGCCTTCACGGAAAGGAAAATATCAACCACATTGCTTGCAAGAGACGGTAATACCGTTGTCATCGGGGGCATTATTCAGGAAAAAACCGATACGACCCGCACGGGCATTCCATTCCTGAGTCGTATTCCCATTCTTTCACCCCTGTTTTCGAGTACCGACACGTCTCTTAACAGGACCGAATTACTGGTTGCCATAACTCCCAGGGTTATA is part of the Thermodesulforhabdus norvegica genome and encodes:
- a CDS encoding PulJ/GspJ family protein, producing the protein MEVLVAITVGSMVLAIIVSALGASLIAWDRVRNEKRKTFSSVFHILDLMNRQVCYLDFKADFPGFSGSPLLIAESKKLVFASRISPMGVSKNNSVLAAYLFDEENRVFSYRQKILSAFNSEDDLDRFVEGDDAEGSVETEIPVAKLEFAYRGEDSQFREKWDEENGLPEEIRISLWMEEKGQPFVWIIKTAPFGPVLNRGGVKSE
- a CDS encoding pilus assembly FimT family protein, coding for MKNRGFTLIEVILVVLIFSLAVGMVAPRIGGGALRMKERNFVTAMVESLLKSREKALASGKTEIFFIDSGERTFGVGQNAHGRIPENADIYAEGLEDLGNGRYAVRFFPDGTAPPVKLDVTFDRERQYIISVDPILNSVSWTEGTSS
- a CDS encoding general secretion pathway protein GspK, translated to MNDSRGVVLIVCLWISGLIIWIAMSTAIIFRFMLSSEGSVVSRFYARYAALGGVQEALARMGWEAGRKLELEDVGKKEWRPDGTVHALSYSRCTVRVRIEEESTKINANLVDRGELEKILTEKSGLSQETAKIWTDRIMDFIDGDDVSRDLGAEKIEYEEAGLSYGPFNRPLRYIEEILLIPGVEWETFWYGMETDDQDDLLPGIRSPFSLLTVYGNRKALVEDAENEETVVWKNGGLYRILSGALCGRYGRVVIYAIVKLDTGSVPHYRIVEIKEML
- the gspD gene encoding type II secretion system secretin GspD, with the translated sequence MRWPGFVSVVAGVVALFFLSSCSSLQRHPSAPGSLVPEQIRQTLRGGEQIEAKREEVPSAPGKAPEEGKEKPLSFPEQRPSGRFGILAPSERAIPEKPSPEQLRRKVVFNFDRANIVEVTQQIFGEYLKVNYVLDPALNLSMSFYLEGEYSNDELLMLLSQVYSAHGVDVFERDGVYYIQLAARTRGSGLSLVGPRDLEASRQEKPAICMYRLQFIDAKQAQGVIQPFLTVNRPVSVDPVTNTLIFVDTMDNIRTLVDILRLLDVNIFDQMGIEIVTLEYLNPVEAADAFNNVMDKLNESYKQMISRNLALIPMERISALILVSPDRHILDTAKKWIKSLDVEGRDSGEQFFIYFVQNGLAKNIVDVLKEVFTGGSEEKHTGVQIVKAEEQKSQGEQAKTPGVSAKLAGEVTIIADETNNAIIVKALPGDYEKIKKAIETLDVLPRGVLIELLIAEITLTDETQYGVEWYLKNKGMDIGGYAGQYSIVQNYGVPFNRDFDLGTATSQGLSLFWGSLEGDIASLINLLSSFSHFKVLSAPTILATDNKEASITVGGSTPVVSQQSVDTAGETLINTVNYVDTGIILKVTPHINEGGIVRLEVEQTIRDAVKNTVSGIDSPAFTERKISTTLLARDGNTVVIGGIIQEKTDTTRTGIPFLSRIPILSPLFSSTDTSLNRTELLVAITPRVIDHAENEAAAEFLKKLNLLREVIAGEAEPSKPTRPPLPVPKGN
- a CDS encoding prepilin-type N-terminal cleavage/methylation domain-containing protein; translated protein: MNKKGFTLVEVLVALVIAVLVVGSAMALIGGVYQSRYRLDRRMKAIPVLDAAAQAIFRDPSLVHEDSIVLKELPGSPVVYVVATRVNDGEIASSVALYRVKLRYEDSEIEFSVVSSEE
- a CDS encoding type II secretion system F family protein → MAYFSYRAHDRNGAVHKGVIQASSVEEAVRKLKENDLFPIRIGEATRRKTGRVRDEAIITFCRELANLLRSGLPVDRALILLAQQESDKTFRRILQDVHGVVRRGGSLSEALQEHESLFGVFLPPMIRAGEASGTLIRILEQVGAYLERKHRFKQNLISASIYPMLLLGMSMISMIVLLVYVLPRFARIFQDLQQEIPAVTAVLLKMGLFLQNYGWTLPVIMLALFFGGRHLSGREYWRRHLDRWVLNIPFVKNLVIYTELARFFMTIGTMVNAGVPLLKSIHLALSVVGNGFIRDSLKPLYNDVRVGRSVSAFFAGLKNIPVRVGTVLRLSEERGELGRGLMELGEYFESETGKILQRMITLMEPVVIIGTGCVIGAMVLSMFGAIVSITEVRF
- a CDS encoding PilN domain-containing protein, with product MRSYLEKIPIPARRVLVLYVFQDRVWIVAAGRNGGSWTVGPLEEIRHHGSENLGLISERIAELVKSDRSALMVVLSREFYNTTRTTYPAGVLDNLHRIIEYERQEHTLHRDVDDLVIYKNFKPLVSGRGDSVLVNILWTEKSSYGRFIQLLPADSFVSWTIVPDCLLVEAFAESVGLEDTWVVIPCGSGSFGAYHVGRGGVTESALIGPDGSISRMLFLQKLSGAKGIVGVSENFLDANVRIVESGEFIGNALKGFLKGTRIYGFEGSVRLGLPRVPRSLIPLAVFLTLLVGWGFLMDYRLEIAEKELNQLLKARQNLEERWKPIEANIKTIEKLAEERRTLDQIMKQNVPVSRLFEKLSDVTPDDTWLNYFDLSGGNVVMLRGESKSAVEYVSVLSRIPGFRDVGFVAPVRKNNRTGREMFSIRFVVDWNEFQKAAD